In Streptomyces rapamycinicus NRRL 5491, the genomic stretch CGGCGATCGTACGGACGGTGCGGCCGCGGCGGTAGGCGGTGACGTTCATGGCGGGCTCCCCCAGTGGGTCGGCGGTCCGGCCGGTGTTCCGCACCGGCCCTCGGTGTGGCTATGAGCTTTCCGTGGTCCGCTGCCGTATCACTGCCGTCCCGACACCGTTCCGCTAACGCGCCGCTAACGGAACTTCCCTGTCCGCACCGACCAGTTGGCCCTCGCGCGTCACCGTGGCGCACATCACCGTTCCGCCACGTACTGGACCGCATGGTCCGCCGAGGCCCCGGCCGACCTAATGTAGGTCTTCGGTAGGGCCGTTCGAGACGCGAAAAAACAGCGCGGGAGAGGCGCGGGAGAGGGGATCGGCGATGCCGCTGGCCACCGGGGACCCGGAATCCATAGGCGGCTACGCCCTGCTCGACCGGCTCGGGGCGGGCGGCATGGGAGTCGTCTATCTCGGACATGCGGCTTCGGGGCGGCAGGTCGCGATCAAGCTGGTCCATGAGCAGTACGCGCAGGACGAGGAGTTCCGCACCCGCTTCCGGCAGGAGGTCGCGGCGGCGCGCAGGGTGAGCGGGGCGTTCACCGCCCCCGTCGTGGACGCCGATCCGGAGGCCGACCGGCCGTGGATGGCCACCCTGTACGTACCGGGGCAAACCCTCTCCGAGGTCGTACGGAGGAACGGCCCCTTGAGCGGGCGGGAGTTGCGGACGCTCGGCCTCGGGCTGGTCGAGGCGCTGCGCGACATCCACCGGGCCGGGGTGGTGCACCGGGACCTGAAGCCCGCCAACATCCTGATGGCCGAGGACGGTCCGCGCGTCATCGACTTCGGCATCTCCCGCGCCGTCGACAGCCAGACGCTCACCGTCACCATCGGGCGGGTGCTCGGCACCCCGCCGTTCATGTCGCCGGAGCAGTTGCGCAGCCCTCGGGGCGTCACGGGGGCGTCGGACGTCTTCTCGCTGGGCTCGCTGCTGGTGTACGCGGCGCGGGGCAGCAGCCCGTTCGAGTCGGACAGCCCCTATCTGTCGGGCTACCAGGTGATGTACGAGCATCCGACGCTGGAGGGGCTCCCGGAACCGCTGCGGCCCATCGCCGAGCGCTGTCTGGCCAAGGAGCCGGAGGCCCGGCCGGAGCTGGACGAGCTCCATCGCATGCTGCGCGAGCTGTCGGACTTCCCGGCGGCTTCCCCGTCCGCGGCCGACAGTTCCGCGACGGCCCACGGGCCCGGGGCGGCCCACGCCCACGGCTCCGCGGCGCCCCACGGCTCCGCGGCGCCCCACGGCCCCGCAGCGGCCGCCTTTGGCCCTCCTCCCGTATCCCCTGCCCCCGGCCCCGCCCCGGCCCACGACCCCCAGCCGCCCGCCCCCCGGCGGACCGTACCGAGGCGGGGCGCCCGGCGGCGGCTCGTCGTCACCACCGCCGGAGTGGCCCTGGCCGTCACCGGGCTGACCGTCGCCGCGGCGGTCTTCGCCCCGAAGATGACGGACTCGGGGGGCGACGCGTCCGCCACCGCCGACGCCGCGCACTCCCAGCAGCCCGCCTCGCTCCCCAAGGGCTGGCAGCCGTGGCGGACGGAACTGCGGGTCGGGGCCGAGGGGCCGCCCCTCGTCTACAACGAGCCCGGATGCGCCCCCGAGGACGGCCGGGCCCTGTACTGCGGCGGCAACGGGTTCACGGTCGCCAGGGTCGACGCCGCCACCGGCCACGTCCAGTGGCGGTGGGGCACCCGCCCCCAGCTGGTGCGGCCCATCGGGGTGCGGGACGGAATCGTCTACACCTACCGGGAGCCGGAGGGGGGCGAGCGGTCCGTGGTGGCCCTGGACGTCGCCACCCGGAAGCAGCGGTGGGAACGGAGCATCAGCGGCTCCGGCGCGGTGCGCATGTTCCGCGGCGGGGTGCTGACGCTGTCGCCGGACACCCGGGAACTCGTCGCCTACGGGCCGTCGGGGGCGCGGCTGTGGCAGTCGCCGGCGCCCGAGGGGAAGTTCTGCGAGCCGACGACGCTGGGCGGTGCACCGTACGCCCTGTGCGCGCCCATCGACTCCGACGGCCTGGCCGCCGAGGGCCCATACGACCTGCTGCGGCTCGAGCCCCCCGACGGCGAGCAGCAGCACCTCACCACCCTCCCGCGGAAGGCGCTGACCCTCGGCGCGGTCCAGGGCAAGCCGCTGTTCCTGCTCCCGCAGACCGCGAAGGAGGTGTACGACTCGGGGTACGAACGCCCGTACAACGCCATGGTGCGGGTGGATCCGCGCACCGGCGAGATCACGCGGATCCCGCTGCGGCGTCCCGTGCTCGGCAGGCCGACCCTGCTGCACGGCACCGTCTACTTCGTCCGTCCCAACGGGACGGTCACCGCGG encodes the following:
- a CDS encoding protein kinase domain-containing protein, with amino-acid sequence MPLATGDPESIGGYALLDRLGAGGMGVVYLGHAASGRQVAIKLVHEQYAQDEEFRTRFRQEVAAARRVSGAFTAPVVDADPEADRPWMATLYVPGQTLSEVVRRNGPLSGRELRTLGLGLVEALRDIHRAGVVHRDLKPANILMAEDGPRVIDFGISRAVDSQTLTVTIGRVLGTPPFMSPEQLRSPRGVTGASDVFSLGSLLVYAARGSSPFESDSPYLSGYQVMYEHPTLEGLPEPLRPIAERCLAKEPEARPELDELHRMLRELSDFPAASPSAADSSATAHGPGAAHAHGSAAPHGSAAPHGPAAAAFGPPPVSPAPGPAPAHDPQPPAPRRTVPRRGARRRLVVTTAGVALAVTGLTVAAAVFAPKMTDSGGDASATADAAHSQQPASLPKGWQPWRTELRVGAEGPPLVYNEPGCAPEDGRALYCGGNGFTVARVDAATGHVQWRWGTRPQLVRPIGVRDGIVYTYREPEGGERSVVALDVATRKQRWERSISGSGAVRMFRGGVLTLSPDTRELVAYGPSGARLWQSPAPEGKFCEPTTLGGAPYALCAPIDSDGLAAEGPYDLLRLEPPDGEQQHLTTLPRKALTLGAVQGKPLFLLPQTAKEVYDSGYERPYNAMVRVDPRTGEITRIPLRRPVLGRPTLLHGTVYFVRPNGTVTAVAADSGRELWQRATETESLSEPVLSQRYGQLYFANRFGRLLALDVDDGKEVWRTAALNDPGTAAQDAEPRVMLVKDAIVATAGDTAFSVRPDRPSVHPSVQPSS